Proteins found in one Candidatus Anoxymicrobium japonicum genomic segment:
- a CDS encoding orotate phosphoribosyltransferase, whose protein sequence is MDNDFNALEVLCGCGALKKGHFRLSSGLHSDTYVQCSTMLKNPALALLTGRAIAEAVGEPVDVVLSPALGAVVIGFATATAFACESIFAERVAGSMVLRRGFRIAPGARVLLVEDVITTGGSILELARLVEDAAGSVVALACIVQRGDFDAGGRKIVALSRVSAESYIADECPLCAQGVKIDSPGSRRIRVE, encoded by the coding sequence ATGGATAACGATTTTAACGCGCTCGAGGTTCTTTGTGGGTGTGGCGCTTTAAAGAAAGGGCATTTCAGGCTTTCTTCCGGCCTCCACAGCGATACCTATGTCCAGTGCTCGACGATGTTGAAGAATCCCGCGCTGGCGCTGTTGACCGGCCGGGCCATTGCCGAAGCGGTTGGAGAGCCGGTAGATGTGGTTCTGAGCCCCGCGCTTGGCGCCGTGGTTATCGGATTCGCTACCGCCACGGCGTTCGCGTGCGAATCGATTTTTGCGGAGAGAGTGGCTGGCTCGATGGTCCTGCGCAGGGGTTTCCGAATAGCGCCCGGCGCGCGGGTATTGCTCGTCGAGGATGTTATTACAACCGGTGGATCTATCCTTGAACTTGCCCGACTCGTCGAAGACGCGGCAGGGAGTGTCGTCGCGCTTGCATGCATAGTTCAACGCGGGGATTTCGATGCGGGCGGCAGAAAGATTGTGGCACTCTCACGCGTTTCAGCCGAATCGTACATCGCTGACGAATGCCCACTGTGTGCGCAAGGTGTCAAGATCGATTCCCCTGGCAGCCGGCGTATACGGGTAGAATGA